The Pyxicephalus adspersus chromosome 1, UCB_Pads_2.0, whole genome shotgun sequence sequence ccttaaccttattttaaaatcttcaaagtagtcaccttttgctttgatgacagctttgcacaCTTCTGGCATTCTGTCAGTCAGGTTCATGAGATCACTTGGAATGGTCTTCTAGTAACAGGTGTACCCGCTGTGTTGTCCAGAGGTATATAGTTCTGTACAGTGAATAGCCCTATTCAACTACTGTTCTACTCCATATTATGGCAAGAAAGACTCAATCACTTAAATAAAGAGTAACAACAGTCCCATAAAGTTTGAATATTTAGACGACTGCACTTGTAACCTCATGCCCAGCCAGGAAAACCATCAAACGCTGCAATGAAACTTGCTCCCATGAGCACAATAATGCTTCACAGAGTTCAAGCAGCAGACACATCTCAACATCGACTGTTTAGAGGTGACTGTGTGAATCAGGACATTGTGGTTGAATTTCTGCAAAGAAGCCACTACTGTGCAAGAACACGAAGAAGAGAATTACTTGGACCAAGAATcacaagaaataaacatataccagtgAAAATCTTTACTTTTGGATTTTTGGTTCCATCTGCCATGGTTTTGTCAGACATGAGGAAAGTGAGTGAATGTTTTTACATGCGTGGCTACTGCAGCTTTTTGGAGAAGCATGCCATCCCATCTGGTTTGCACATATCGTTTTTTCAACAGTACAGTGACCCCAAACACACCTCCAGGCTTTGGAAGGTCTATTTGACTTAGAAGGAGAGTGATGGAGTGCGGCCATAGATGACCTGGCCTCCACAATCACCTGACTTAAACCCAACTGAAATTGTTTGGGTTGATCTGGttcacaaaatgaagaaaaagtagCCAACAAGTGCTCAACGCCTCTGGGAACTGACTGTTGGAATACCATTCCAGGTGACTACCTTATGAAGCTAGTCGTATGTGTTAGTCTGCTGTAGGACTTGTTCAagaagtgaaaataataaataaagaaaggcctaaaaatgttttttgattttttgggaGAAGAATAAAGTAACACAGTGTGGCTTACACTTCTGAAAGATTTGCTTAAGGCAATATTGGCAAACAGTGTTTCTAGGTCTAAATAAAATTACAGACGGAATTATTTTGTTTGAACAAacttataaaagaaatgtaaactttatGTGACAGACCTAAGTTCAAATATTGGAGGGAACAATATGAATATTCTGTGTTACCTGGCCATATCAGATTTTCTGTTGTCCATATGGTCTAGATGGTAGACTGTCAgtggatgtttttattttttggccttCAGTAGTGTTTTTTACTTAAATTGCCAATACAGCAgtacaagcagtaaaaaaaaaaatctgtatttaagaATCTAGAGTAGCTCAGGAGCAAGTTTTCCAACAGCCAGTGTGTTGATAAAGCAGTTTTGTGAATTGGAATCATGTCTGGAATAGATAAAGGAATTTTGTAGAAGAGCAGTATAAATAGAAATATCAATTTATACATCAATggtaattttcaaataaagacaTCTCACATTGCACATCACacataaatatgtaacatttctATATAAAAGTTATGTTCTTAccagtaaaaaatattgtttgtcgTCCCAGGACATTTAATAATCTATACAATGGAAAAATATCAGGGTTCTGTAATTGCATGAATTATACTTATTTCTTATTCAAGAGAAAATCCTAAAAGCTGATTAGGCtgcatctttgaaaaaaaaatagcaggcgTAGAAATGCTCAGTATCCAGGCATGAAAGTGGGCAGGGTAAAAGTCTATTTTTtgaagcagatttattttttatgtacatttactgTGTAAAATGACACTACTGACATCTTCATCTTACACATAGATCAGTTCATCTTTAATATTTGGACAAAACTCTGATACAGAAGAAAACAAGCAGAAGCCATCTTTAGAAAATGAGGAGCAACATTCAGGTATGTatttctaatgacaaaaaaaaatgctcgGTTAAAAATCATGATCACTGTGTTAATTAAACTAAAAtaccaaaaactgaaatccaatttcTGCCATCCCAGGAGAGACTGTAAAAAGAATTTATTGTGTAATCAGGCACAGAATAGTTTTGATCCACTAAAATAGTTTAGactattcacttagcaaattaataattcacttagtttagtcaATGAGGTCAAGCTTAGCTGACTGTTGCAATCAATATTGCAATCACATCTAAgcacaaatcatgtttttttattctttacttttcttgtacaagattgggtattctttttaaagttagttttcaccacattcaccTAGCTGAATTATCCCTTGTAAAATGATACTTAATTTGATGAACACCTTCtataaatcaatcccaatgtcTTAGACAATTTTTCCCTCAGACACCTAAACTATCTGAATATTTTAgtcttttccatatttttgtttaGATTGCCAGACAGATTCCATCTCATTCTAAATAATTTTAGTTAGATTTAGAGCTAGgaattttgttacatttcattAAGTgaattttctccatttttttaactAGTAGTACTTTCCTGATCAAATGTCAAAACTGTATCAAAAATATTTAGTGGGTTGGATGAATGGCAACatgatttaaatgtttaatttagtaaagaaaatcaaaataattatattgcttttttgttcaaCAAAATGATCATGATGTTGGATGTCATGTGACTAATTGTTGCAATCTTTGAGTTAATGCATTGCGTTGTAAAAGTGGCCAAATAATGTGTCCGGATTAAAGAAAGACTGCTGTATATATTGCGCTTCAATAGCAGTTCAGTACACTCAAGTTAATTTGGTTTACAACTACATACTAATTTGTAGTAAACACAGTAATTATGGTTTGCTATTATAGTTTAATTCTATATTGAATTATGAAATGATTTTGCAAGTGCAGGTGCAGGTGTTAGTTTTGTTTGCACTGTAttctgttttacatgttttgaTTGGTATTTCCAGCTATGAGTATTATTTATGACTGTTTACATCGTCCTTTTCAGTAAGATGTATTTGTGTTCTTCCCTGTCCTTGTTATGtttaaggctaagtacacatgtcagatgattgttggcCAATACGAGCTGCAGGGTTTatcttgggcgagaatctgacatgtgaacagaagccatcagaggttaattaacctctagtgcccggggatcgcagtggaactgcagatgaactctcaatagagcttcttcattgagagttcctCTGCAGTTTAGTttccacagtcactgggctgataagtacagcccgttgactgtgggaactttgcggttacagccgattggaggaggcacacgagtgcctccaatcagctgtcattgcaggtgaactctcaattgagttcatctgcagttcagtttccacggtcactgggctgtacttatcagcctggtgaccgtggtaattgaactgcagatgaactttcaatggagaaactccattggttccatttccatttttcggtttgccgaaattgcgcagacccatcggaagttcgagagAATGCcaggaggcattctcgctcatccctagttgggacctttactgtctAACATCTTTATAcatgataaagagtttgggaataaaagtaccatttctgtgtttgcagatgacaccaaactatgtaatggaattaagtccatacaggatgtctatattctacaagcagacctggatgttctgtttgattgggcagccaagtggcaaatgacatttaatatagataaatgtaaagttatacacttgggagctaacaacatgcatgcttcatactgtctagggggaatacattttgggggagtcagaaatggaaaaggatctgggggttctggtagaatatagacctaataccagcattCAATGCCAAACTATCTAAAGCTAGGAAAaaacttgtattaaaagaggaatagactgcagaaatggagacataatccagctcctgtacaaagcatttgtgaGACtacatctgcaatatgcagtaTCCAGTAATATCCAGTTTTGGgtactagttcacaaaaaggacattttgaaattggagagagtgcacagaaggataactaaactaataaaaggaatggaggagctcagctatgaggagagattagctgaactgaacctattctcccttgggaagagacgtttaaggggggatatgataaccctgtataaatatataaacggtccatatagagaactctcttcccaactattcaccttgagatcattacaaagaacaagagggcactctttgcaactggaggaaaagaagtttaaccccaggttaaggaagggattcttcactgtaagatctgtgaaaatgtggaataagctacctcaggaagtagtttcagcaagttctatagctTTATtaatattgctttaagaaaaagctggatgcttttatagaagcacagaatataactgggtattaaggctttaaagtaaagatcagagaccattgatccaggtaacatccaattgcctcatggaatcaggaaggattttttccccctgttaaagcaaattttaccagggtttttttggtcttcctctgaaccaaccatgtccataaggttttatatctgggatgttttttttccttgtggttgaacttgatggacatgtctttttttcaacctgacctaatATGAACTCAGTGCAAGTGAAGGGAGAAAAGATCAGCGGGGGGCCGCTCATGCATTcccctccctctcctctccattgTGCAAAACGGCGCTCATTTgtttatctttcagtcttttgtcgttagaaaagattgtaaaaatttgtttttaacgacaaaaatctaatgtgtgtgactttttttttcttctatttcaagtctgttttaatattcatgtgctttactttattgtgcatttatGATTTTGTGCAGATATTTATTCTCCTTAAAACCAATTTCTTTTAAAGGGAACCTTTACAGGGTGTTTGCATTGCTAGCCCTGAGCCTCTGCTGGTTGGGTGTTCTGATGTCATTTGAACTTTACTTGCTGTCTATCTCTACTAGGTCAATACCTCAGAAGAAATCAAGCATCTAGCCCACTTAAAAAGGTAGACTACATGCACTCAGTACagattttgctttgttattttccTCCAGAAGAAGAGACTAGGAAATATAAGAGATATTCAATTAGAACTGTGTATGTATGCGCTATATCTGTATCTGTAAAATGAAGGCTGTCAggataaaactaaaacattttaaatgggtCTGGTTTAGAATTTAGAgacaataattattacaaatgtggactatttatttttttatagatggaGAAGAACTAAGGAAAGAACTTAAACGAATGCAAGATATTAGCAGCACCTCCATAAGCAGGTTATATACATTTGAGGAAAAGGTTGGGAAGCTGGAATCTGACTTATCAGGAGAAAAAGAACTATGGAGAAGCAGATACCAGGAGCTTCTTGTAGAGCAGCAAGCAATGAAGGAGCAGGTACAACTGGCAGGGACCTAACAATATAGAATTTGCTGTTCTACAAATTTGAAGATGTTTGCTTACCTAATCAGCCTTTGCTGAATGACAAATCAATGCAAGTAATGCTTTAAATCCATTCATGCCTAGGCTAGTTTTGATATTTGTGATAAACAACAAAAGCGGCTTTGTGAAAATGCAATCGCTAATCAAGAGAGTTGCATTAGCACAAACACATTGGTGTATTTGTTCCTTTGATATATCAATGCTGGAAGAATCATGGTATATTCACTCTCACTACCCCCTGGCTTTCCCTTGACCACCCACATTGTCCTTGTAATTGGATATTTAGATTGAGATGGTGGTGCTAAATGTTTCttatctgtttgttttataatttggATATGAAATGAAATGCTATTACATACAGTTCTCTTTTCTCATAGAAAGAGACAGTTAGGTTTGGCATTCTGGAACAATGcattgcttttttctttccttttaggCAACTGCAAAACCTATAATGCAGTATAGAGGATACATTTAAGATATATATGATACCATCACATTTGCATTAAAGCTAGACAGCCAGCAGCAAAACAGCCAAACACCTGAGGTTTTAAGTAGTAGTTAAGCAGTGGAAGTCTTGTATTGCTTTAATTACAGGGTTACTTTAACCAATTACTGGTTCTAATATAGAAAAGTGGTCAAGCTCTTACAAATTACTCATGTACCTTTATGTTTAGACAAAAAGATAAAGACAcagaattgttttaaattttacaaattgaTGATAAATTTAATCTCattttgttttcctcctctatCCACCTCTTCACATTGATGCAGGGAATATTGAGTAGAGTGagcacacattttaaattttactaaaCATGAAAGTACCACTTGTTTGTTGGTCTGTGTAGTCAAAGCAGTTCTGCATATATATAGCTACCTTGAAATGCATTTGTATGCTTTTGTCTTCAAACTTGTCAGATCAAAGAAGTTCTATCAAAATTTAGCAGTGATATGTGGTTTAAGAGCGCCTGGCCTATGGAAACTTTGCCCAAAAGGTCAGACAGAGGGCAAAAAACTATTACTAAAATTGCATGTGGAGGTGACCATCTTGGTAAAGGCAGGGCTTTgtttcctcatgtcagagccctGAAGGTGATACTGAATCATGAATCATACTGAATCATACTGTGGTCaatacttttacctgaaaaaaaaacaaaacaggaaaatgacAATGATTTAGGTATAAAGGCACAAAGTTGAagcatcactgctaacattcaaatgAGTAATCAGTAGAAATGCCAATAAGATTACTGTCAACAAATATACCTATTCTgtgatatttgtaaaaatatgtttttaaagaaggGGGTAAAATCACATGGACTCCTAATTGCACAGGTTAAAGTACTTTGTACTTTTGCATTATTTATGATGGGTGAACTCCTTCTAAATGATCCTTTCTGCAGGCTTGTTAgataccagtagatggtgctgtgccctCATGTAGTGCATGTAACAAATCCTTTATTTCTAAACTGGCaagaattttctttatatttgagtAAATAAGGTATATATAAATGCTAAATCTGTCTAAAACAGATGCTATTTTTGTGCTGATACCAGTGGCGTATATAAGCTTTCCTAAAGATATCTTTTTAATTAACTTATTAAATTcctaattaaaaattattgtaacgtaaagcaaattatttttttctgtaaggtaATTTCTATTTTCTcaaaagtaaacaataaataatcGCCAAACCTTTCAGCAAAAGTGTCTTCTCTTAGACTTGTAGTAGTAAAGAAAAAGAGGGGGGACATATCGAACCAGGTCAGATAACAGAGTGCACTGAGCAATGTGGTTACACTGTGACACTGTGCTATGgctataaatagaaaatattgatGGGACTTTGAAAATCGAGGTGTTTAAACCATATCTGTGACTTGggctttaaagatttatttagaGTATAGGTTATTAGAAATGCTTTTTGTTGATGATTGGAttaacaattgtaaaatatattctatatggtCACTAAAATTAAATAGCTTACATATCCACATTTATGTCAGTGAAACAATATATTGCTTTGTCATTCTTAATCCAAAGATTATAAATGTTGGTGAACAATgttcagcttttttcttttctgcttattttatgagacacacacacacacatatatatatatatatatatatatatatatatatattatatacattttattattagaagtTTAAACTATATTGGAACTTATGTAATGCCTGCAAGAAAAATGAGATATAATTGTATATTTGCAATCGTTTCACAGCAGGAAAGATGCATATTGCCAGAGAGTACAAAATGTGAGAATCAAGGACATGATGATACTGATGGAATTGCAGAATCAGACATAAATAGTGGCGAAGGATTGAGAAGACGGTTAGGTAAGAACATTATTATTTCTATAGATACAGCTTGCTTTGCAAGACTTACTTTAGGACATAgtacaaaaaatagtaaaagacACTGGTAACAGGGTGTAATGGGAAGATGTTATCAAGGGAAATGTGTGCTGGAAAGAATAAAGCACATAATCAGTTGTAAAGCTGGACAGATAAAACTATCATCTTTTTGCTTTGAGCAACAGCTCACTTTTCCTTTACAGCAGCTATAATATACTTCCTCAGTAGTACATTCATAAAGAATTCAGGAAATGTTCATATAAAAACTGAATATGTGAGCAGACTAGACATTAATGATAGAAGTTTTCCTATGAGGCAAGGGAGACAACTGATGATTGGTAAATTTTCAAACAAATTGAAAGTTTAAAAAGTGCTATAAGTAAACCTAAACCCAtcaacaaaattgtaatatattgtgacCTACCTGTCCTTAGATAAAATGGGCAAATTagttttggttttaaattttttgtatcTGTGGAGGGAGCCACTTCACACATGCCTGCTCTCATTCACCTCCATTGGGGTAacggacctgattttttaaagctccttaaggctggagaagatacactttcatcagtgaacctgggtgatctagcaaacctggaatggttttcttaaaagtaatttgctattttttagcatatgttttcacTCCTGCACCCGATCCATTTCAgctctgctggatcacccaattttgctgatgaatgtgtatcttctccagtcttgaagagcttcaataaatcaggcccaaataggAGCAGAAGTTCCCAGCACAAACATCTTGGTTGTTTGTCCTGGATGTTCTTGTGCCACCTAGCAACAAAGCTGGATGGTCAGGGTTGGTAAAGTAGCCACTTGGTCTTCCAGCATCTATTTTAGCTTTGTGAAGAGCACGCGCGCACTAGCAATAATCTCTTCAATACCACTGTTCTGTCCAAAAAACGTGTTGGGTGCACACAACAGAAGGGTTCTACCCCTCATGACCCCTTGCCCTATATGCTACTATCAACTTCTGGACTGGGCCTGCCCACTGACATCTGATTGGCCAGAGGCCAAATAAAAGCTGTCCCCTTATCATACCATCTTGCCTGAGACATTATGTTTCTAGCTGCTGAGGATGCTCTTTCTAGATTGATTGTTTGTTGCCAACCTTCTGCTATGTGCCCTCTCATTGTTTGCCGCCTGTAACAATTCTTTGTCTACGTGTCTTAATAAGTAAGAGGGACTTTGTGGTGGAAAATTGTTGGACCTGAGTCTGTTAACAGTAAACTAAAAGGCAGAAGAGGTCATAGCTGTGTAGATATATGTACAGctataaaatagatttatgttTAGTTGCAAAGTTAGtacttataatttacacaaaTGATCATCGCAATTTATTCACCTTGTTCAATTTGGTTAggttttaaattacaaaaacagcACAGTAAACTAATGTGGTaaatacatgactagggtagaggtgaggaagccatgaactgcacccTCAACCAATACACCCAACCCCGCCTACCAAAAAGGAGACCACAACCTTTGTTGGATTAATTGGCCATAGTAGCTCATTTTATTAagctaatacaaaattatataacatttttttttatccaatttacataaacatatatacaacctCAAACAAACACCCCAATACCAGCCTTCTAcaaaacttgttttctttttacaggtccATCAAAAATTCCCCATCCTATCCCTTTAACCAAAACTACTTCggctcactaaccaggcccccagccgctagcATACCGCCTCGGGGATAATTAGTGGATAAGCACATTttacacctagcccccacaacaaccaagtgtcatgcaggACCACCATTAACGAAAAAAGACCCATACTCTGATGGGTCCCACCACTTGTTTTCTTGCTTGCCaaaaactttaaccctttcatggaccttgAAACCGCCCATCTGCTGCCATGACATATGCTCCGGAGACTGTAAAAACCACATACAAGAAGGAAGGGTGGAAGATGCTCGTTGTAAAAAAACTGCTGTCCCCTCACCCTTGCCCCCCCCTTTTTATGGCTTGCACCCTACTTCTCCTTAGTTGGCAAGCCCACCAATCCCAAGGTCTTTTTCTTTCTgcgctttttttttcttttcccacacttttttttttattttttactttaacttaACCCCTGCCTCTCCTCCCCACCCTTTCATGCGACCCTACGCCTAATgctagctccaggccaactttttGTTCAATTCACATGGTTTTGTTGGAAAAATGTCATCTATCCTGCCCTAAGCGAAGTCATTTGTTCAGtcacttttatttacattgttgtgCTTTTTATCCAGGGAAACCATATCATACAATATCCAGGCTGCCTTTGTACACTGTTTCTACCTCTGTTCGTTGCTACTATTATCTCTTTGTAAATGCAATGATTTTGTTTGTCATGAAGGCAGAAATCATTATGTGCTTATAGGATAACTGTCACAGTAGGTTAATAGTCCCCATTAACTTTTCTTACACATGAGTCACCTAAATGCACGTTGTACGGATTAGGGACAAAAGTGAATACTGCTAAACCTATGACAAACTAGCGACATGGACTTTGttgtaggaaaaaaagaaaaagaaatatatattacaaaaaaataggaaattagtacatttgaaaataaaattattgaaaaaagtaaaaaaagaactgtatatacaatttgtaatgacattttattGCTATTCTTTCTTCATTTACATTACAATCCAGCAGGTGTCacactttctttttatattacaatggTTTTCCTTATAAAAATGTGCCTTCAACACTGACCCTTTGAAGACTAGCATATTTTTAGAGAAGATGGggtttgaataaaatgttatttggttAATAAAGTATTACTTTAATGCAAGAATGCCAGTTTGTGAATAAAACCACTATTTACCAGCACTACCAGCTACTACCATTACCAGCATGatcaaaacatttggaaaatgccatatatatatatatatatatatatataaataattcaataGTGGAAAACACCATGGGCCACATTTGAAAAGTAGTGAACATGGCTGCAATTGAGTGGGTCTCATACACTGTTTCCAAATATAATGATCAGTTGCCCTAAATTACTCTACTATTTCTGCTTTCTGCCTATGGGGATCCACCAACACCAATCAAAGTATCAGTGCTCCTGTGGCTTTCTCCAACTCTTCACTGCAAAACTATTAGCCCACTCATGGGTTACTGAATTAGGATATGGGACACTCATAAACATGGGGCTAAATTAGTATCAAAATGGACATCTTTACAGCCAATCATAATTAATCCCACTTTTTCCACCCACCTCCACGAACTCGTGTGCCTTCCAGTGGTGGACTTCACAGGACCTCACATTTATTTATCTCCTGCTCTACCTCATGGGGGTTAGAACCTGAGACAGGCTGCGGTCGGCCCGAGAAATCTCTCTCTGGGAGTGCTTCCGCTACCTTCAACTTTGCCACTGGATAGGCCCACTCGTAATGTAAGTTCGCTGCCCCATGGCATTCACATCATTCGAACACATATGTTTACATGCTCCCTTATACCCCGGTCTTATATCCTCACTTTACCGTTAGCTCATGGCCCTATCACTACACTCAGACCTCTCCTCTGTGTGCAGATGGGGGCAAATTGTCAAGTCATCTTAAAGGCAGTTGCATCCTGCTCCAATAATGTACAGGCAATTGAGGCTGCCTACAAGGTCCCCCTCCAATGGTATCTGACTCTTTTCCCCTGGCACATATGGATCCCTACTCCTCTGGTCATTGCCTCCCCTGATGCAGAGTTTGGGGAAACATGCTACATCTGGTGGTCCTGCCCACGAATACAGGGCTTTTGGACCTCTGTTTACTCCCTACTATCAATTTTACTCAGGAAAATGCTGACCCCAGATCTGTGGCAAGCACTGCTACACCTCTCTGACATGTCCCTGCCTTGACCTCAGTGGAAGCTGACCACCATTGTGTTCTTAGCTGCTAAACAGGTGAAGGCCTGTAGGTCTACCTAGGTGCCCTTTGGGGAGGTTGAATCCAGACTAGATTACATTATGACCAGCATTCTCTCAGACACACATCAAAAATTCCAGATCCAGATTCAGAGTGGTAGTTCTGTGCAAGACTTTGAGATCATACCATTGAATCTGAGCCCCCTCTCTTCTACTGTCCGACCAAATCCCTCCTCTTTCCCCCTGACTACCCTCTCCCCTACCTTCACTGCTTCCATACCTCCTGAATATACTGTAAGTTTTTATATACTCTAACTAATAAACTCAGAGGGTTAGAGTTCCAGATTACTAGCACTTTTAAAGGAGAGACCAGGAGATTCAGTTTCTCTGTTATTAATTAACTTGTATTTACAGTgcttttacaaagtctattgtcgtATCACTAACtgccactcaaaggggctcacaacttaatgtccctaactcagtcatatgtcattaatatagtctaaggaaaattttgaggggaaaccaattcacctaactgcatgtttttggaatgtgggagggaaccagagtacctgggggaaacgcACGCAAACTTGGGGAGAAACTCTTTGAAGATAATGCCCCAACTGAGatttaaacctaggacctagcactgcaaaggcaaaaacTTTAGCCATTGAGCCAACCGTCTTGCCCTGCCCATGGATGGGTGTGAAATTTAAAGGTAGCACTGAAACAGACTGGGGCAAGGCTCctattactaatataatatataatgatacaATCTTCTGTTTGCTATAGGGGATCCAGTGAACACTTGTACACATCCCTGTAAGAACCTTAGAACATTAGATGGGTATATGAGTATTGAAGTGCCTTCATCATTCACTTGCTGTTCATCTGTGGAGAACGTTCCTATTTCCCATCCTAGCAGGTATGTAAATCTGCAGTGTGAGGTAATGCAGGTAGATGTTAAGTTTCAAACTAAAACAGTCAGAGAAATAACATTATGAATTAGGAGATTTGTCGCAATCAGAGAGtaattagctttaaaaaacattgtcaACATAccttatatatacttatacaaaaaaactttatttcctgcttatattgcaaaaaaattcacACTATACCAACAATTTAGTAAATTACTAGCTAgagtttaaataataatttataacattttactttgcattATGGTTAAAACCAAGTGGCAAAATTCATTGAGCATTAGAAAGAAAAGACATACTGGCATGAATCAACACTGATATAGTGTTTTCCCTTCAGTTTTTATGAGCCCATATTACCAGCATTTAATGATCCTCCTCTTGGATAGACAATATACACTAATCCTAAAAGTCTAAGGATGGTCAAgatttagaaatgtaataaaatacagtcATTAGTTTTTAAAGTTCGTTGCAAAGCCCCTGAAGATAGTATTGTTCCTATGATTGCCGAAATTGATTGGGAGCCTGGGAAAACATTCCCTTAAAGAAATAATGTAGTTTTTTCATAAGTTAAAACATAGTGCCGGTAATGCATCTCCACATATATCCTAAATCAAATACCTCATTATGTGGTTGCATTGG is a genomic window containing:
- the LOC140336544 gene encoding uncharacterized protein isoform X1 — its product is MGIFHLLSILSKAFCRILSFCSMAWISSSLIFGQNSDTEENKQKPSLENEEQHSDGEELRKELKRMQDISSTSISRLYTFEEKVGKLESDLSGEKELWRSRYQELLVEQQAMKEQQERCILPESTKCENQGHDDTDGIAESDINSGEGLRRRLGDPVNTCTHPCKNLRTLDGYMSIEVPSSFTCCSSVENVPISHPSRLKSHRCFRVFVPNSPLDLKIGSRVKVILPCGKVGTGAVCKLGQFPGKMEFQVGVVLESPHPHQLWDFKGQSNLSSDSCSHVIIPFSKVLMVWE
- the LOC140336544 gene encoding uncharacterized protein isoform X2 translates to MGIFHLLSILSKAFCRILSFCSMAWISSSLIFGQNSDTEENKQKPSLENEEQHSDGEELRKELKRMQDISSTSISRLYTFEEKVGKLESDLSGEKELWRSRYQELLVEQQAMKEQQERCILPESTKCENQGHDDTDGIAESDINSGEGLRRRLGDPVNTCTHPCKNLRTLDGYMSIEVPSSFTCCSSVENVPISHPSSDSCSHVIIPFSKVLMVWE